A region from the Actinoplanes sp. OR16 genome encodes:
- a CDS encoding flagellar protein FlgN gives MSLTDLASVLWRARELLEMLLFKLEEEQLLLAANRSRWLSHATREVEVVLDQIRQTEVIRAAYSQEVAAELGLSPDASLGELADAAPDPWSDLLHQHRKAFLLLTSEIRALADVNRDLLTAGQRAARETMLAFAETVETYGPQGQTVTGGARRPSLVDEAI, from the coding sequence GTGAGCCTGACCGACCTGGCCAGCGTCCTGTGGCGTGCACGTGAGCTGCTGGAGATGCTGCTGTTCAAGCTTGAGGAGGAGCAGCTGCTCCTCGCCGCCAACCGGTCACGCTGGCTCAGCCACGCCACCCGCGAGGTGGAGGTGGTGCTCGACCAGATCCGGCAGACCGAGGTCATCCGCGCCGCGTACTCGCAGGAGGTCGCCGCCGAACTCGGACTCTCTCCGGACGCCTCCCTCGGCGAGCTGGCGGACGCGGCTCCCGACCCCTGGTCGGACCTGCTCCACCAGCACCGTAAGGCGTTCCTGCTCCTGACGTCGGAGATCAGGGCCCTGGCCGACGTCAATCGTGACCTGCTCACCGCAGGACAACGCGCTGCTCGCGAAACCATGCTCGCGTTCGCCGAGACTGTGGAAACGTACGGGCCGCAGGGCCAGACCGTCACCGGCGGCGCTCGCCGCCCCAGCCTGGTTGATGAGGCGATCTGA
- a CDS encoding hydrolase: MVVERESVVAVGAVGMAGVLDLTVDAHVHTGFSSGRDAVGVVVSAADRAGLRSLTFADQAGPETGWLTAYADAVRRARHRTEMTLRVAVEVEVVSSDGWIALPHDLAQLDALSVAVSALPVGGELLDAREVRSRLDAGEFSAEQVAEQLVHATVKGIERASRYVPAQLARPLALLAQAGIDDTVVGPALVAELAAACRATGTVVEISEAWRSPSARMVQELRDAAVTLAPASDARYAAEVGRWQYLRRV, from the coding sequence GTGGTGGTTGAGCGCGAATCAGTCGTCGCCGTCGGTGCGGTCGGCATGGCCGGCGTACTGGATCTGACGGTGGACGCGCACGTGCACACCGGCTTCTCGTCCGGCCGGGACGCCGTCGGCGTGGTGGTCTCCGCCGCCGACCGGGCCGGCCTGCGCTCGCTCACCTTCGCGGACCAGGCGGGTCCGGAGACCGGATGGCTCACCGCGTACGCCGACGCCGTCCGCCGCGCCCGGCACCGCACCGAGATGACCCTCCGCGTGGCCGTCGAGGTCGAGGTGGTCAGCTCGGACGGCTGGATCGCCCTGCCCCACGACCTGGCCCAGCTGGACGCGCTCTCGGTCGCGGTCTCCGCCCTGCCGGTCGGCGGCGAGCTCCTCGACGCCCGGGAGGTGCGGTCCCGCCTCGACGCCGGCGAGTTCTCCGCCGAGCAGGTCGCCGAGCAGCTCGTGCACGCCACGGTCAAGGGCATCGAGCGCGCTTCCCGGTACGTCCCCGCTCAGCTGGCCCGGCCGCTCGCCCTGCTGGCCCAGGCCGGCATCGACGACACCGTGGTCGGCCCGGCCCTGGTCGCCGAGCTGGCCGCCGCCTGCCGGGCCACCGGGACCGTGGTGGAGATCAGCGAGGCGTGGCGCAGCCCGTCGGCCCGGATGGTCCAGGAACTCCGGGACGCCGCAGTGACGCTCGCCCCGGCCAGCGACGCCCGGTACGCCGCCGAGGTGGGCCGCTGGCAGTACCTGCGTCGCGTCTGA
- the fliD gene encoding flagellar filament capping protein FliD: MTSSVDGMVSGMQTTSMINSLMKVEAAPQTKLKTKVETAETAITSYQSVNAKLKAVKSAAEGLARLETWRSMKATSTSDAVTATASGGVGGMSGSLTFDVRSVARAQTSVLKVDTASEGFPTSFTIQSGSWSDPDNDANTDNDTFSADGTAAKTINVGSPPTAEKVAAAVNSADIGIRAYVVKTGANAGALQFTGSKSGAANGFDIQGLTDQFNAQESVKTTSSRDAKLVVNPGTNTEYAVTSSTNTFADVMPGVTLNASKIENGVTVSATNDMSAVTAKIQAYVDAANEAFNEIKTQTAFDIDTKKGSPLTGDFTVRQMNQSMLSMISGGLTYQKNIYDADGKVTSTTDVAFGSLSQLGIELDRSGTLTFTASKFEEAYQKDPSAIQGGAIGFANQVKALATKQSNSVTDVITGRKNEIDSLNGQIENWDVRLAGRRLALQKQYAGLETALGKLQNQSSWLSGQLAGLG; this comes from the coding sequence GTGACCAGTTCAGTTGACGGCATGGTCAGCGGCATGCAGACCACCTCGATGATCAACAGCCTGATGAAGGTCGAGGCGGCCCCGCAGACGAAGCTCAAGACGAAGGTCGAGACCGCCGAGACGGCGATCACCTCCTACCAGTCGGTGAACGCCAAGCTCAAGGCGGTCAAGTCGGCTGCCGAAGGTCTGGCCCGGCTGGAGACCTGGCGCTCGATGAAGGCGACGTCGACCTCCGACGCGGTCACCGCGACGGCCTCCGGTGGCGTCGGCGGCATGTCCGGCAGCCTCACGTTCGACGTGAGGTCGGTGGCCCGGGCACAGACCTCGGTGCTCAAGGTCGACACCGCCTCGGAGGGCTTCCCGACCTCGTTCACCATCCAGAGCGGCTCGTGGTCGGACCCGGACAACGACGCGAACACCGACAACGACACCTTCAGCGCCGACGGCACCGCCGCGAAGACCATCAACGTGGGCAGCCCGCCGACCGCCGAGAAGGTGGCGGCCGCGGTCAACTCGGCTGACATCGGCATCCGCGCCTATGTCGTCAAGACCGGCGCCAACGCCGGCGCGCTGCAGTTCACCGGTTCCAAGTCCGGCGCCGCGAACGGCTTCGACATCCAGGGCCTGACCGATCAGTTCAACGCCCAGGAGTCCGTGAAGACCACGTCGTCACGGGACGCGAAGCTCGTGGTCAACCCGGGAACGAACACCGAATACGCGGTCACCAGCAGCACCAACACCTTCGCCGACGTGATGCCCGGCGTGACCCTGAACGCCTCGAAGATCGAGAACGGCGTGACGGTGAGCGCCACGAACGACATGAGCGCCGTCACCGCGAAGATCCAGGCGTACGTCGACGCCGCGAACGAGGCCTTCAACGAGATCAAGACGCAGACCGCGTTCGACATCGACACGAAGAAGGGCTCGCCGCTCACCGGCGACTTCACCGTCCGTCAGATGAACCAGTCCATGCTCAGCATGATCAGTGGTGGCCTGACGTACCAGAAGAACATCTACGACGCCGACGGCAAGGTCACCAGCACCACTGACGTCGCCTTCGGCTCGCTCAGTCAGCTCGGCATCGAGCTCGACCGCAGCGGCACGCTCACCTTCACGGCCTCCAAGTTCGAGGAGGCGTACCAGAAGGACCCGAGTGCGATCCAGGGTGGCGCGATCGGCTTCGCGAACCAGGTCAAGGCTCTGGCGACGAAGCAGTCGAACAGCGTCACCGACGTGATCACCGGCCGGAAGAACGAGATCGACTCGCTGAACGGCCAGATCGAGAACTGGGACGTCCGGCTCGCCGGCCGGCGGCTCGCGCTGCAGAAGCAGTACGCCGGTCTGGAGACCGCGCTCGGCAAGCTGCAGAACCAGTCGAGCTGGCTCTCCGGCCAGCTCGCCGGCCTCGGCTAA
- the flgK gene encoding flagellar hook-associated protein FlgK: MGSTFSGINTALTSLYAQRRGLDVSGQNIANASTEGYTRQRVVMQSQNANLVPGVYATTDAIGSGVTVSSVERMRNSALDQRSYTEHANSAYHNERASAYTLIEDVFGEPSDTALQARLQDMWDGFNAVASNPDKAAPKSALIQQATTVAVTLNDASAQLNNQFQATRAGLDTSVSEVNKAADTIAKLNKEIVIAQGAGLGANELQDQRGQAILKLSELVGATATDMPNGAVNVFIGSAPLVNEFSTRTVEIQSGGALRMEDLATTEVNLRWADTKTAVASGGAMGASMEMLTRGGTLQSLSQRLDTVATTLASTVNTLHKSGYGVDGTTGQDFFASSNGLPLSAANISVAVTDPDKLAVSSGDPKGTPGVLDGVIADDLSELSTSRTGADAEYQQLIGDLGVSAQSSIRRRDIQNAVTDQVDAARDAESGVNLDEEMTNLLTYQRGYEAASRVLTTIDSMLDQLINRTGLVGR, from the coding sequence ATGGGCAGCACATTCAGTGGAATCAACACGGCGCTGACCTCGCTGTACGCGCAGCGCCGCGGCCTGGACGTCTCAGGCCAGAACATCGCCAACGCGAGCACCGAGGGGTACACCCGGCAGCGCGTGGTGATGCAGTCGCAGAACGCCAATCTGGTGCCGGGCGTGTACGCCACCACCGACGCGATCGGCAGCGGCGTCACGGTCAGCTCGGTCGAGCGGATGCGCAACTCGGCGCTCGACCAGCGCAGCTACACCGAGCACGCGAACTCGGCGTATCACAACGAGCGGGCCTCGGCGTACACGCTGATCGAGGACGTCTTCGGCGAGCCCAGCGACACCGCGTTGCAGGCCCGTCTGCAGGATATGTGGGACGGCTTCAACGCCGTCGCCTCGAACCCGGACAAGGCCGCTCCGAAGTCGGCGCTGATCCAGCAGGCGACCACCGTCGCCGTCACGCTGAACGACGCGTCCGCCCAGCTGAACAATCAGTTCCAGGCGACCCGCGCCGGCCTGGACACCTCGGTCAGCGAGGTGAACAAGGCAGCCGACACGATCGCCAAGCTGAACAAGGAGATCGTGATCGCACAGGGCGCCGGCCTGGGTGCGAACGAACTCCAGGACCAGCGGGGCCAGGCCATCCTGAAACTCTCCGAGCTGGTCGGCGCCACCGCGACGGACATGCCGAACGGCGCGGTGAACGTGTTCATCGGCAGCGCGCCGCTGGTCAACGAGTTCTCCACCCGGACCGTGGAGATCCAGTCCGGCGGCGCCCTGCGGATGGAGGACCTGGCGACCACCGAGGTCAACCTGCGCTGGGCCGACACGAAGACCGCGGTCGCCTCGGGCGGGGCGATGGGCGCCTCGATGGAGATGCTCACCCGCGGTGGCACGCTGCAGAGCCTGTCGCAGCGGCTGGACACGGTGGCGACCACGCTCGCGAGCACGGTGAACACCCTGCACAAGAGCGGGTACGGCGTGGACGGCACCACCGGGCAGGACTTCTTCGCGTCGAGCAACGGGTTGCCGCTCTCCGCCGCGAACATCTCGGTGGCCGTCACCGATCCGGACAAGCTCGCCGTCTCGTCCGGCGATCCGAAGGGGACACCCGGTGTCCTGGACGGGGTGATCGCCGACGACCTCTCCGAGCTGTCCACGTCGCGGACCGGCGCCGACGCCGAGTACCAGCAGCTGATCGGGGACCTGGGTGTGTCCGCGCAGTCCTCGATCCGCCGCCGGGACATCCAGAACGCGGTGACCGATCAGGTGGACGCGGCACGGGACGCGGAGTCCGGCGTGAACCTCGACGAGGAGATGACCAACCTCCTCACCTACCAGCGTGGGTACGAGGCGGCGTCCCGGGTCCTCACCACGATCGACTCGATGCTCGACCAACTGATCAACCGGACCGGCCTTGTCGGCAGGTGA
- a CDS encoding PAS domain-containing sensor histidine kinase gives MGRLSRLIAGCAGIAVAVHGFLDARTLDDGVPPEGPLPTPTAALLPAGIALLVQVAPVSGGLSGRARAVIAALLALAAAGLAVTRFGDQPAAAVAVLLAGLALACLDVRLPRYDGASYESFRFSGSPPLRFADPLLPHDDSTSFRLAEPLLLGAAVIALVALFAQILDPALLPAGGPDAVMPPVQAFALLLLTAGTILARPVSDLTAPVIGAGEKPAAADEARDREDFSRTLLQSMNEAVMVLDANYHVIDVNRRWRELTGLPDDDVARDPPPLPPPGTGGGDWTIPRADGTAIPVLATMAAIPDAAGATRGYVATCVDIAERKHAEVALSEHAAELERGNAQLAAALAFKNDLTSMLTHDVAQPISSIASLAELLCADWADLPDDIRLELATKIDKNTQRLVKMMNDLQLLFRLDTGAVTARRVPVPLLEVVRTVSAGDPAVEITIDEDLTALADRGHLTVVVENLIKNALAHGAPPVQVRAGREDGGVLLVVQDSGPGIPENVLPGLFGRIVKGAGIKGAGLGLFIVRHLVEANGGSVRYEPVAPQGARLLVTLERAPA, from the coding sequence GTGGGCAGGCTGTCCCGGCTGATCGCCGGGTGCGCCGGGATCGCGGTCGCCGTCCACGGCTTCCTGGACGCGCGCACGCTCGATGACGGCGTACCCCCGGAGGGGCCGCTGCCCACTCCCACGGCCGCGCTGCTTCCGGCCGGGATCGCCCTCCTCGTCCAGGTGGCGCCGGTCTCCGGTGGCCTGTCCGGCCGCGCCCGGGCGGTGATCGCCGCCCTCCTCGCGCTGGCCGCCGCCGGCCTGGCCGTCACCCGCTTCGGTGACCAGCCCGCCGCGGCGGTCGCCGTGCTCCTCGCCGGGCTGGCCCTGGCCTGCCTCGACGTGCGGCTGCCCCGATACGACGGCGCCTCGTACGAGAGCTTCCGGTTCAGCGGCTCGCCGCCGTTGCGGTTCGCCGATCCGCTGCTGCCGCACGACGACTCCACGTCGTTCCGGCTCGCCGAGCCGCTGCTGCTCGGCGCCGCCGTGATAGCGCTGGTCGCGCTCTTCGCCCAGATCCTCGATCCGGCCCTCCTGCCCGCAGGCGGGCCGGACGCCGTCATGCCCCCCGTTCAAGCGTTCGCGTTGCTGCTGCTCACGGCGGGCACGATCCTGGCCCGCCCGGTCAGCGACCTCACGGCTCCCGTCATAGGAGCAGGCGAGAAGCCGGCGGCAGCAGACGAAGCGCGCGATCGGGAAGACTTCTCCCGGACGCTGCTGCAGTCGATGAACGAGGCCGTGATGGTGCTCGACGCCAACTACCACGTGATCGACGTGAACCGGCGCTGGCGCGAGCTGACCGGACTCCCGGACGACGACGTGGCCCGGGACCCGCCGCCGCTGCCCCCGCCCGGAACCGGCGGCGGCGACTGGACGATCCCCCGCGCCGACGGAACCGCCATACCGGTCCTCGCCACCATGGCGGCCATCCCGGATGCCGCCGGCGCCACCCGCGGGTACGTCGCCACCTGCGTCGACATCGCCGAGCGCAAGCACGCCGAAGTCGCTCTCAGCGAGCACGCCGCCGAGCTCGAGCGGGGTAACGCCCAGCTCGCCGCGGCGCTCGCCTTCAAGAACGACCTGACCTCGATGCTGACCCACGACGTGGCGCAGCCGATCAGCTCGATCGCCAGCCTCGCCGAACTGCTCTGCGCGGACTGGGCGGATCTGCCGGACGACATCCGGCTCGAGCTCGCCACGAAGATCGACAAGAACACCCAGCGGCTCGTCAAGATGATGAACGACCTGCAGCTGCTCTTCCGCCTGGACACCGGCGCGGTCACCGCCCGGCGGGTGCCGGTCCCGCTGCTGGAGGTCGTGCGTACCGTCAGCGCGGGCGACCCGGCCGTCGAGATCACGATCGACGAGGACCTGACGGCGCTCGCCGACCGGGGGCACCTCACCGTCGTCGTGGAGAACCTGATCAAGAACGCACTGGCCCACGGCGCTCCGCCGGTGCAGGTCCGGGCCGGCCGTGAGGACGGCGGCGTACTGCTGGTCGTGCAGGACAGCGGTCCCGGCATCCCGGAGAACGTGCTGCCCGGCCTCTTCGGCCGCATCGTCAAGGGCGCCGGCATCAAAGGCGCCGGGCTGGGCCTCTTCATCGTCCGGCACCTGGTCGAGGCGAACGGTGGCTCGGTGCGCTACGAGCCCGTCGCCCCGCAGGGCGCCCGCCTGCTGGTGACCCTGGAACGAGCACCGGCATAG
- the fliS gene encoding flagellar export chaperone FliS, with translation MTAPNLRDRYLQETINTASPAKLLIMLYDRLILDLGQGAEAFRAGDAELGSAKVMHAQEIVLELQVSLDVNAWDGAPGLSSLYGFILTELIGANIRRDADRVDGCRKLLEPLRDAWREAASAT, from the coding sequence ATGACCGCGCCCAACCTCCGTGACCGCTACCTGCAGGAGACGATCAACACGGCTTCGCCGGCCAAGCTGCTGATCATGCTCTACGACCGGCTCATCCTCGACCTCGGTCAGGGCGCCGAGGCGTTCCGCGCCGGTGACGCCGAACTCGGCAGCGCGAAGGTGATGCACGCCCAGGAGATCGTGCTGGAGTTGCAGGTGTCACTGGATGTCAACGCGTGGGACGGAGCTCCCGGACTGTCCAGTCTGTACGGTTTCATCCTCACCGAGCTGATCGGGGCGAACATCAGGCGGGACGCCGACCGGGTGGACGGCTGCCGGAAGCTGCTGGAGCCGCTGCGAGACGCGTGGCGCGAGGCGGCGTCGGCGACATGA
- a CDS encoding SRPBCC family protein, with protein sequence MSMVQQAIEVSAPVHTVYEQLAAFENYPRFMTGVRQVTSIGADQTHWIMDVDGKRREFDAQIIERSPDERVSWSTMEGPLLAETLTLRPMGETKTQIVAQLEADIAFLMPSDRHGQESLTRRLKADLTTFKGLVESGVLGGRPMPTGASTKQITGRSFLGNAATMNPASPASVAQRVRNRNATQPAPSPGAGWDTGAEPEVTSGRRVGGPAPLSGGVAGTARMGGRTSKSDMWGDGMLNEEERGS encoded by the coding sequence ATGAGCATGGTTCAGCAGGCGATCGAGGTCAGTGCGCCGGTCCACACGGTGTACGAACAGCTCGCGGCGTTCGAGAACTACCCACGTTTCATGACCGGTGTGCGGCAGGTGACGTCCATCGGCGCCGACCAGACTCACTGGATCATGGACGTGGACGGGAAGCGGCGCGAGTTCGACGCTCAGATCATCGAGCGGTCGCCGGACGAACGGGTCTCCTGGTCGACGATGGAGGGGCCGCTGCTCGCCGAGACGCTGACGCTGCGGCCGATGGGTGAGACGAAGACCCAGATCGTGGCGCAACTGGAGGCGGACATCGCCTTCCTCATGCCGAGCGACAGGCACGGCCAGGAGTCGCTGACCCGGCGGCTCAAGGCCGACCTCACCACGTTCAAGGGCCTGGTGGAGAGCGGCGTGCTGGGCGGGCGCCCGATGCCGACCGGCGCCAGCACCAAGCAGATCACCGGGCGCTCGTTCCTCGGCAACGCGGCCACCATGAACCCGGCGTCCCCCGCCTCGGTGGCCCAGCGCGTCCGCAACCGCAACGCCACCCAGCCGGCGCCCAGCCCCGGCGCGGGGTGGGACACCGGCGCGGAACCCGAGGTCACCAGTGGCCGCCGGGTCGGCGGCCCGGCCCCGCTCAGCGGTGGCGTGGCCGGCACGGCCCGGATGGGCGGCCGCACCTCGAAGTCCGACATGTGGGGCGACGGCATGCTCAACGAGGAGGAGCGCGGCAGCTGA
- the fliW gene encoding flagellar assembly protein FliW: MTTRTASRPIEATVTDPSLGLPSITMAVPMPGFPSHREFVLVRLNDDGLLFALTSIDNPELRFLVAPPEPFFPDYAPEIENQVFAALNTKDPDRLLLLSVITAGQDETTANLLAPIVVDRDSMRAMQVVLSGSGYPVRAIMNRNF; this comes from the coding sequence ATGACTACTCGCACCGCGTCCCGACCGATTGAGGCCACCGTGACCGACCCGTCGCTCGGGTTGCCGTCCATCACGATGGCGGTGCCCATGCCGGGTTTCCCGTCGCACCGGGAATTCGTTCTCGTGCGCCTCAACGACGACGGCCTGCTTTTCGCCCTGACTTCGATCGACAACCCGGAGCTGCGTTTCCTGGTCGCTCCGCCGGAGCCGTTCTTCCCGGATTACGCACCGGAGATCGAGAACCAGGTCTTCGCGGCGCTGAACACGAAGGACCCGGACCGTCTCCTGCTGCTCTCGGTGATCACCGCGGGTCAGGACGAGACGACCGCGAACCTTCTTGCGCCGATCGTGGTGGACCGCGACTCCATGCGGGCCATGCAGGTCGTCCTCAGTGGATCCGGTTACCCGGTCCGCGCGATCATGAACCGGAACTTCTGA
- the csrA gene encoding carbon storage regulator CsrA: protein MLVLTRRAGESVMIGDDVVITVLEARGDVIRLGIQAPRDVQVHREEVYRELQEANRAAASPTEDAVHALTRMLEKPDPDE from the coding sequence ATGCTTGTGCTGACCCGGCGGGCAGGGGAGAGCGTGATGATCGGCGACGACGTCGTCATCACGGTTCTCGAGGCCCGTGGCGACGTCATCCGGCTGGGCATCCAGGCTCCTCGGGACGTGCAGGTCCATCGCGAAGAGGTCTATCGCGAGCTGCAGGAGGCGAACCGGGCGGCCGCATCGCCGACCGAGGACGCCGTCCACGCGCTGACCCGGATGCTCGAGAAGCCCGACCCGGACGAGTGA
- a CDS encoding M23 family metallopeptidase, which yields MKMLATVVAGLVAATALTAPAAAATTKVVTGTAKTGGTPLNMRRTPSPTAERVGSVASGKTVWILCQVTAQQVTGTVRTTNLWDHLANGSYVSDAYVERPATGIPSCPTASAPPVQPVEQAPAIPAPAKGESWQLPVSAGLVSGFRTIARPSHDGVDLAATRETPILAAAAGTVIRVVCNVSAGSCDVDGNRNLGGCGWYAEVQHAGGIVTRYCHMVRRPVVTVGQAVRKGQLLGNVGTSGSSSGPHLHFEVHVNAPAARANAVDPIAFLRSRGVTLR from the coding sequence ATGAAGATGCTCGCGACCGTGGTCGCCGGCCTCGTGGCGGCGACGGCTCTGACCGCACCCGCCGCGGCTGCCACGACGAAGGTGGTCACCGGCACGGCGAAGACCGGCGGGACACCGCTCAACATGCGTCGTACGCCGTCGCCGACCGCCGAACGGGTCGGCTCGGTGGCGAGCGGCAAGACGGTCTGGATCCTCTGCCAGGTCACCGCGCAGCAGGTCACCGGCACGGTGCGGACCACGAACCTGTGGGACCACCTCGCGAACGGGTCGTACGTCTCGGACGCCTACGTCGAGCGGCCGGCCACCGGCATCCCGTCGTGTCCCACCGCATCGGCACCTCCGGTCCAGCCCGTCGAGCAGGCGCCGGCCATCCCGGCGCCGGCCAAGGGCGAGAGCTGGCAGCTTCCGGTGAGCGCAGGGCTGGTGAGCGGTTTCCGTACGATCGCCCGCCCCTCTCACGACGGCGTCGACCTGGCCGCGACGCGGGAGACCCCGATCCTGGCCGCCGCCGCGGGCACCGTGATCCGCGTGGTCTGCAACGTCTCGGCCGGCTCATGCGATGTGGACGGCAACCGGAACCTCGGCGGCTGCGGCTGGTACGCCGAGGTGCAGCACGCCGGCGGCATCGTGACCCGGTACTGCCACATGGTCCGCCGCCCGGTCGTCACCGTCGGCCAGGCAGTCCGGAAGGGCCAGTTGCTCGGCAACGTCGGCACCTCGGGCTCGTCCTCCGGCCCGCACCTGCACTTCGAGGTGCACGTGAACGCGCCGGCCGCCCGCGCCAACGCGGTCGACCCGATCGCGTTCCTCAGGAGCCGCGGAGTGACCCTCCGATGA
- a CDS encoding flagellin, giving the protein MASLQRNLSRTQTAQDQISSGKQLHRPSDSPTGTVTALQLRSEVRANQKYSTNADDAMGRLGTVQDTLQDATVLVSKVRELTLAAASAGGGSTPAANEARAAEIEQIKGTLLQYANTKYLDRPVFGGATPDSTAYDPTGGYAGEPNGQVLRSIGPNAKVRVDVRGPEVFGAETITDSNGNEVSNPAQLFKALDGLVTSMRNGDSAGITAGLENLDKASQILNSTLSDVGARYNRVTQMKQSAEDRLMSVSSQLSDIEDVDLPKAIMELQLQQTSYQAALAATAKVIQPSLIDFLR; this is encoded by the coding sequence ATGGCCAGCCTGCAGCGCAATCTCAGCCGTACGCAGACCGCGCAGGACCAGATCTCCAGTGGCAAACAACTCCATCGTCCGTCCGACTCACCGACGGGCACGGTGACCGCACTTCAGCTACGCAGCGAGGTACGCGCGAACCAGAAGTACTCCACCAACGCGGACGACGCGATGGGCCGGCTCGGAACCGTGCAGGACACCCTGCAGGACGCGACGGTCCTCGTCTCCAAGGTCCGTGAACTGACCCTGGCCGCGGCAAGTGCCGGCGGTGGAAGCACACCGGCGGCGAACGAGGCCCGGGCTGCCGAGATCGAACAGATCAAAGGCACCCTGCTCCAGTACGCCAACACCAAGTATCTGGATCGTCCGGTCTTCGGCGGTGCGACACCCGACAGCACCGCTTACGACCCCACCGGAGGCTACGCCGGCGAACCCAACGGCCAAGTGCTCCGGTCGATCGGCCCGAACGCCAAAGTGCGGGTCGACGTACGAGGCCCGGAGGTCTTCGGAGCGGAGACCATAACGGACTCGAATGGTAATGAAGTATCAAATCCGGCACAGCTCTTCAAGGCCCTGGACGGCCTTGTTACGTCCATGCGTAACGGAGACAGCGCCGGAATTACCGCTGGTCTGGAGAATCTCGATAAAGCGTCGCAGATCCTGAATTCCACGCTTTCGGACGTAGGTGCCCGATACAATCGGGTTACCCAGATGAAGCAGTCCGCTGAGGATCGCTTGATGTCCGTGTCGTCGCAGCTCTCCGATATCGAGGATGTCGACCTGCCGAAGGCGATCATGGAATTGCAGCTCCAGCAGACCTCGTATCAGGCCGCCCTGGCCGCCACGGCCAAGGTGATCCAGCCCTCGCTCATCGATTTCCTGAGGTGA
- a CDS encoding flagellin: MGLRINQNIAAQNAYRNLSVTDNQMSKSLEKLSSGFRINRAADDAAGLSISEGLRSQVGGLKVAVRNSQDAISVVQTAEGALNETTSMLQRMRDLAVQSNNASLDSEAKNAAQAEFTQLSAEIDRISDTTSFGKSKLLDGSFGNTQTVAGTPAAMTNSTSFGVTDINGTTLATPIAVTVDTTGMTGQEAATAINKDLSDQLKAQGFQGNEISLVAREDDTTTDVSFEANGSVSFTSTGVAAGTSTGKTGGTAGDFQIGSNAGEKLGVTINAVDSKTLGLAKLDLTTPASGATESGAATAIKALDKAITSVSDQRAQLGAYQNRFEHTINNLNTAVENLSASESRIRDTDMAQEMVSFTRNQILTQAGTSMLSQANQSSQGVLSLLR; the protein is encoded by the coding sequence ATGGGTCTTCGCATCAACCAGAACATCGCCGCGCAGAACGCCTACCGGAACCTCTCGGTGACCGACAACCAGATGTCGAAGTCGCTCGAGAAGCTGTCCAGCGGTTTCCGGATCAACCGGGCGGCCGACGACGCGGCCGGCCTCTCGATCTCCGAGGGCCTGCGTTCCCAGGTCGGCGGTCTCAAGGTCGCCGTCCGCAACTCGCAGGACGCGATCAGCGTCGTGCAGACCGCTGAAGGTGCGCTCAACGAGACCACCAGCATGCTGCAGCGCATGCGTGACCTGGCGGTCCAGTCCAACAACGCGTCGCTCGACTCCGAGGCGAAGAACGCCGCTCAGGCGGAGTTCACGCAGCTCAGTGCCGAGATCGACCGTATTTCGGACACCACGTCGTTCGGCAAGTCGAAGCTGCTCGACGGTTCCTTCGGCAACACCCAGACGGTGGCCGGCACGCCCGCCGCGATGACCAACTCGACGAGCTTCGGGGTCACCGACATCAACGGCACGACCCTCGCCACGCCGATCGCGGTGACCGTCGACACCACCGGCATGACCGGCCAGGAAGCGGCTACGGCCATCAACAAGGACCTGAGCGACCAGCTCAAGGCCCAGGGTTTCCAGGGCAACGAGATCAGCCTGGTGGCCCGTGAGGACGACACCACCACCGACGTCTCGTTCGAGGCGAACGGCTCGGTGTCGTTCACGTCGACCGGCGTCGCGGCCGGCACGAGCACCGGGAAGACCGGCGGCACGGCGGGCGACTTCCAGATCGGCTCCAACGCCGGCGAGAAGCTCGGTGTCACCATCAACGCCGTCGACTCGAAGACGCTGGGTCTCGCCAAGCTCGACCTCACCACGCCGGCCAGCGGCGCCACCGAGTCCGGTGCCGCGACCGCGATCAAGGCGCTGGACAAGGCGATCACGTCGGTCTCCGACCAGCGTGCTCAGCTCGGTGCGTACCAGAACCGCTTCGAGCACACCATCAACAACCTCAACACGGCTGTCGAGAACCTGTCCGCCTCCGAGTCCCGGATCCGTGACACCGACATGGCGCAGGAGATGGTCTCGTTCACCCGGAACCAGATCCTCACCCAGGCCGGCACGTCCATGCTCTCGCAGGCGAACCAGTCCTCGCAGGGTGTGCTCTCGCTGCTCCGCTAG